A genomic stretch from Bosea sp. F3-2 includes:
- a CDS encoding GFA family protein, with the protein MSDAYTGGCACGAVRYEISCEPIFMNDCQCRDCQQTSGTGHGSYLTFPSRTQVKLAGEATHWDMVADSGKVKTRGFCPACGSPVYLTFAAMPDLFTVHAASLDDPSRYAPRVVTYGVRGHGWDYVDPDLPTFETMPPG; encoded by the coding sequence ATGAGCGACGCTTATACCGGCGGCTGCGCCTGCGGTGCGGTCCGCTACGAGATCTCTTGCGAGCCGATCTTCATGAACGACTGCCAGTGCCGCGACTGCCAGCAGACGAGCGGCACCGGGCATGGCTCCTATCTGACCTTCCCGTCACGCACGCAGGTGAAGCTAGCGGGTGAGGCGACGCATTGGGACATGGTTGCCGACAGCGGCAAGGTGAAGACGCGCGGCTTCTGCCCCGCCTGCGGATCGCCGGTCTACCTGACATTCGCGGCTATGCCCGATCTGTTCACCGTGCACGCCGCGAGCCTCGACGATCCGAGCCGGTACGCGCCGCGAGTGGTGACCTACGGCGTGCGCGGTCACGGCTGGGACTACGTCGATCCGG
- a CDS encoding SRPBCC domain-containing protein translates to MNDIASDIRDIVVEELFPHAPETLWKTLTTGELIGRWLMAPTGFEPVKGKHFTFQTKPAGAWDGTIHCQVLEVIPNESLVYSWKGGHEGNAGYGSLLETVVTWTLSRTANGTRLRLVHAGFVVPRNQSAFETMGNGWKKVVPSIGSIAGEQG, encoded by the coding sequence ATGAACGACATTGCATCCGACATCAGGGACATCGTGGTCGAGGAGCTCTTTCCGCACGCGCCGGAGACGCTCTGGAAGACTTTGACCACCGGAGAGCTGATTGGCCGCTGGCTGATGGCGCCGACGGGATTCGAGCCGGTGAAGGGCAAGCACTTCACCTTCCAGACCAAGCCCGCCGGCGCGTGGGACGGCACCATTCATTGCCAGGTGCTGGAGGTTATCCCGAACGAGAGCCTCGTCTACAGCTGGAAAGGCGGGCACGAAGGGAACGCCGGCTACGGCTCGCTGCTGGAAACCGTCGTCACCTGGACGCTCTCCAGAACGGCGAACGGAACGCGCCTGCGCCTCGTCCATGCCGGCTTCGTCGTGCCGAGGAACCAGTCCGCTTTCGAGACCATGGGCAATGGCTGGAAGAAGGTCGTCCCGAGCATCGGCAGCATCGCCGGCGAGCAGGGCTGA
- a CDS encoding metalloregulator ArsR/SmtB family transcription factor: MIATASIDAVMQALAVPTRRAVFERIIRSGEITVVELTRGSGVTQGAISQHLKSLKQAGLVAERPEGRNVYYRARPEGLEPLADWMSHYGAFWRDRFADLRALLKEIDP, encoded by the coding sequence ATGATAGCAACTGCCTCCATCGACGCCGTCATGCAGGCGCTCGCCGTTCCGACCCGGCGGGCGGTGTTCGAGCGGATTATCCGGTCCGGCGAGATCACCGTGGTCGAACTGACGCGGGGGAGCGGCGTGACCCAGGGCGCCATCTCCCAGCATCTGAAGTCGTTGAAGCAGGCGGGCCTGGTCGCCGAACGCCCCGAGGGCCGGAACGTCTATTACCGCGCCCGGCCCGAAGGCCTCGAGCCGCTGGCCGACTGGATGAGCCATTATGGCGCCTTCTGGCGCGACCGGTTCGCCGACCTCCGTGCCCTTCTCAAGGAGATCGATCCATGA
- a CDS encoding cytochrome c has translation MAERLTKAGARNVFYGGSIFFFAIFVGLTAHSHWFMRTKSTDESTLTPAVARGKHVWERNSCINCHTLLGEGAYFAPELGNVWKRYGGDKDPAGARESLKAWMQAQPSGIEGRRQMPQFNLTEQELKDLADFLEWTSRIKTQNWPPNDAG, from the coding sequence ATGGCCGAACGTCTGACAAAGGCGGGAGCCCGAAATGTCTTCTACGGCGGATCGATCTTCTTCTTCGCCATCTTCGTCGGGCTCACCGCGCACAGCCACTGGTTCATGCGGACGAAGTCCACCGATGAGTCGACCCTGACCCCCGCGGTCGCCCGCGGCAAGCATGTCTGGGAGCGCAACTCCTGCATCAACTGCCACACGCTTCTCGGCGAAGGCGCTTATTTCGCGCCCGAGCTCGGCAATGTCTGGAAGCGCTATGGCGGCGACAAGGACCCGGCAGGCGCGCGGGAGAGTCTCAAGGCCTGGATGCAGGCCCAGCCGAGCGGAATCGAGGGACGGCGCCAGATGCCGCAATTCAATCTGACCGAGCAGGAACTCAAGGATCTGGCCGATTTCCTTGAATGGACGAGCCGGATCAAGACCCAGAACTGGCCGCCCAACGATGCCGGCTGA
- a CDS encoding cbb3-type cytochrome c oxidase subunit I encodes MPGYNTTRYKTQNVAMLYFYGALALFIAQVAFGVVAGLIYVLPNTLSVILPFNIVRMIHTNALVVWLLLGFMGATYYLLPEEAQTELYSPKLAVAQFWIFFIAAGVTVVGYLFRIHEGREFLEQPFAIKVGIVIVVLMFLFNVTMTSLKGRKTTVTNILLMGLWLLAVFFLFAFYNPANLALDKMYWWYVIHLWVEGVWELIMASVLAFLMIKLNGVDREVVEKWLYVIVGLALFSGILGTGHHYYWIGAPGYWQWIGSLFSTLEVAPFFSMVLFTFHMTWKAGRNHPNKAALLWSIGCSVMAFFGAGVWGFLHTLSSVNYYTHGTQVTAAHGHLAFFGAYVMLNLAVMAYAIPELKGRAPYNQWLSITSFWMMVTAMSVMTFALTFAGVVQVHLQRVLGQSFMEVQDQIALFYWVRLGSGTVVVISALMFAWAVLVPRRERSLEPTALAQPAE; translated from the coding sequence ATGCCAGGCTACAACACGACGAGATACAAGACCCAGAACGTCGCGATGCTCTATTTCTATGGAGCGCTCGCCCTGTTCATCGCGCAGGTCGCCTTCGGGGTCGTGGCGGGACTGATCTATGTCCTGCCCAATACGCTTTCGGTCATCCTGCCCTTCAACATCGTGCGGATGATCCACACCAACGCGCTGGTGGTCTGGCTGCTGCTCGGCTTCATGGGCGCGACCTACTACCTGCTGCCGGAAGAGGCGCAGACCGAACTCTACAGCCCGAAACTGGCCGTGGCGCAGTTCTGGATCTTCTTCATCGCCGCCGGCGTCACGGTGGTTGGCTATCTCTTCCGCATCCATGAGGGGCGCGAATTCCTCGAACAGCCTTTCGCGATCAAGGTCGGCATCGTCATCGTCGTGCTGATGTTCCTGTTCAACGTCACCATGACCTCGCTGAAGGGCCGCAAGACCACCGTCACCAACATCCTGCTGATGGGCCTGTGGCTCCTGGCGGTGTTCTTCCTCTTCGCCTTCTACAACCCGGCCAACCTGGCGCTGGACAAGATGTACTGGTGGTACGTCATCCATCTCTGGGTGGAGGGCGTCTGGGAGCTGATCATGGCCTCGGTTCTGGCCTTCCTGATGATCAAGCTCAACGGCGTCGACCGCGAGGTGGTCGAGAAGTGGCTCTACGTCATCGTCGGCCTCGCCCTCTTCTCCGGCATCCTCGGCACCGGCCACCATTATTACTGGATCGGCGCGCCCGGATACTGGCAGTGGATCGGCTCGCTGTTCTCGACGCTGGAGGTCGCGCCCTTCTTCTCCATGGTGCTCTTCACCTTCCACATGACCTGGAAGGCGGGCCGCAACCATCCCAACAAGGCGGCGCTGCTCTGGTCGATCGGCTGCTCGGTGATGGCCTTCTTCGGTGCCGGCGTCTGGGGCTTCCTGCACACGCTGTCCTCGGTGAACTACTACACCCATGGCACGCAGGTCACCGCCGCCCATGGCCACCTCGCCTTCTTCGGGGCCTATGTGATGCTGAATCTGGCGGTGATGGCCTATGCCATCCCCGAGCTGAAGGGACGTGCGCCCTACAACCAGTGGCTCTCGATCACGAGCTTCTGGATGATGGTCACGGCGATGTCGGTGATGACCTTCGCGCTGACCTTCGCCGGCGTGGTTCAGGTCCATCTCCAGCGCGTCCTCGGCCAGTCCTTCATGGAGGTCCAGGACCAGATCGCCCTGTTCTACTGGGTCCGGCTCGGCTCCGGCACGGTGGTGGTGATCTCGGCGCTGATGTTCGCCTGGGCCGTGCTGGTGCCCCGCCGCGAGCGCAGCCTTGAGCCGACCGCGCTCGCCCAGCCGGCGGAATGA
- a CDS encoding CbbQ/NirQ/NorQ/GpvN family protein, with product MNMIPRPPIPAPANDALDIPAYTASGHERFLFEKAWERRLPLLLKGPTGSGKTRFVAHMAAKLGLPLFTVACHDDLSAADLTGRHLLKGGETVWTDGPLTRAVREGGLCYLDEIVEARKDVAVVLHPLTDDRRILPLERTGELLAAPASFMIAVSYNPGYQNLLKNLKPSTRQRFVSISFDFLPREQEIAVVARESGLDEAAVAPLVDLARRLRTLKGQDIEEGVSTRLVVYAASLIAAGLPRSEAVMAAIIEPLTDEPEVRAGLVEVARAVLG from the coding sequence ATGAACATGATCCCGCGCCCGCCTATCCCGGCTCCCGCCAATGACGCGCTCGACATCCCCGCCTATACCGCCTCCGGCCATGAACGCTTCCTGTTCGAGAAGGCCTGGGAGCGGCGCCTGCCGCTGCTGCTCAAGGGGCCGACCGGCTCGGGCAAGACGCGCTTCGTCGCCCATATGGCGGCAAAGCTCGGGCTGCCGCTGTTCACAGTCGCCTGCCACGACGATCTTTCCGCCGCCGACCTGACCGGTCGTCATCTGCTCAAGGGCGGCGAGACGGTGTGGACCGACGGGCCCCTGACGCGGGCCGTGCGCGAAGGCGGGCTGTGCTACCTCGACGAGATCGTCGAAGCCCGCAAGGACGTCGCGGTGGTGCTGCACCCGCTCACTGACGACCGGCGCATCCTGCCGCTGGAGCGCACCGGCGAGCTGCTGGCCGCCCCCGCCTCCTTCATGATCGCGGTCTCCTACAACCCCGGCTATCAGAACCTGCTCAAGAACCTGAAGCCCTCGACCCGTCAGCGCTTCGTCTCGATCAGCTTCGACTTCCTGCCGCGCGAGCAGGAGATCGCCGTGGTGGCGCGGGAAAGCGGGCTCGACGAGGCCGCGGTCGCGCCGCTGGTCGATCTCGCCCGGCGCCTGCGCACGCTGAAGGGGCAGGACATCGAGGAAGGCGTCTCGACCCGTCTCGTCGTCTATGCTGCGAGCTTGATCGCGGCGGGCCTGCCGCGCTCCGAGGCCGTGATGGCCGCCATCATCGAGCCGCTGACCGACGAGCCGGAGGTGCGGGCTGGGCTCGTCGAGGTCGCCCGCGCGGTCCTGGGATAG
- a CDS encoding VWA domain-containing protein — protein sequence MLDFLELEETVGRFWHKLVGGTASLPHHPQAAVTLASMAPTLAVCFRGFGGEPGVRIVPARERVAGHRLNLRQRVGLGEERLAQARRTPDSLQLPAEIALFPQPRLNRDLYIWLAACMAVMAPSPVPEHDPLHRDIALLAAASRLVETVLTAFPGLAPSYRRLAAMMLATRQREGLPATEARIEALIRALLRGEDIDLGPGSWPAKAPAGYLPALGVPLWPLASAAAPARTRRRDEDQPPPASTRAEEQMKTYAASRDETAQEWRERSPFILNRFEKILAMSEMVAVDRPSDDSEEHDPEAADELDDMVLSECKGRPASRFRFDLDLPPEAIDDAALAGALTYPEWDFRSASYREDHCRVLAATARQELEPPAQDAATRALVRQVRRQFEALRPLREPQRGQVDGPDLDLDAVVRRQADLAAGGAGSDRIHLASRPQAHDLAVTTLMDVSLSTDSWFDDLRVLDVEKQALTVFAHGLAACGDRHEILTFTSRRRDWVRIETLKRFDEAMGPAVEARIAALRPGYYTRIGTAIRHAAAGLKARPDRRKLLLVLTDGKPNDIDHYEGRFAMEDTRMAVIEARRGGICVFAVTVDRESRAYIPHLFGRNGHAVVSKLDRLPAALPAIYRALAA from the coding sequence ATGCTGGACTTCCTCGAACTGGAAGAGACGGTAGGACGTTTCTGGCACAAGCTGGTCGGCGGGACCGCGAGCCTGCCGCATCATCCGCAGGCGGCGGTAACGCTCGCGAGCATGGCGCCGACACTCGCCGTCTGCTTTCGCGGCTTCGGCGGCGAGCCCGGTGTCCGGATCGTGCCGGCCCGCGAGCGCGTTGCCGGTCATCGGCTCAATCTGCGCCAGCGCGTCGGCCTCGGCGAGGAGCGGCTGGCGCAGGCGCGGCGCACCCCGGACAGCCTGCAGCTTCCGGCCGAGATCGCGCTGTTTCCCCAGCCCAGGCTGAACCGCGACCTCTATATCTGGCTCGCGGCCTGCATGGCCGTGATGGCGCCCTCCCCGGTGCCCGAACACGATCCGCTTCACCGTGACATCGCCCTCCTCGCAGCGGCGAGCCGGCTGGTGGAAACGGTCCTGACGGCCTTCCCCGGCCTCGCCCCGAGCTATCGGCGCCTCGCTGCGATGATGCTCGCAACCCGACAGCGGGAAGGTCTGCCGGCGACCGAAGCGAGGATCGAAGCTTTGATCCGTGCGCTATTGCGTGGCGAAGACATCGACCTCGGTCCGGGGAGCTGGCCGGCGAAGGCGCCGGCCGGCTATCTGCCGGCACTTGGGGTGCCTCTCTGGCCGCTGGCGAGCGCGGCCGCGCCCGCCCGTACCCGCCGGCGCGACGAGGACCAGCCACCGCCGGCCTCGACCCGCGCCGAGGAGCAGATGAAGACCTATGCCGCCAGCCGCGACGAGACGGCGCAGGAATGGCGCGAGCGCAGCCCGTTCATCCTCAACCGCTTCGAGAAGATCCTGGCGATGTCGGAGATGGTCGCGGTCGATCGACCGTCCGACGACAGCGAGGAACATGATCCGGAAGCGGCGGACGAGCTCGATGACATGGTGCTGAGCGAGTGCAAGGGCCGGCCGGCCTCGCGCTTCCGCTTCGATCTCGATCTGCCGCCGGAGGCGATCGACGATGCCGCCCTCGCCGGCGCGCTGACCTACCCGGAATGGGATTTCCGCAGCGCCTCCTATCGCGAGGATCACTGCCGGGTGCTCGCCGCGACGGCCCGGCAGGAGCTGGAGCCGCCCGCACAGGACGCTGCGACGCGCGCGCTGGTGCGCCAGGTCCGCCGTCAGTTCGAGGCGCTGCGCCCCCTGCGCGAACCGCAACGTGGCCAGGTGGACGGCCCTGATCTCGATCTCGACGCGGTCGTGCGCCGGCAGGCCGATCTCGCCGCCGGGGGGGCCGGCAGCGACCGCATCCATCTGGCGTCACGGCCGCAGGCGCATGATCTCGCCGTGACGACGCTGATGGACGTCTCGCTCTCGACCGATTCCTGGTTCGACGATCTGCGCGTGCTCGATGTCGAGAAGCAGGCGCTGACCGTCTTCGCCCATGGCCTGGCGGCCTGCGGTGACCGCCACGAGATCCTGACCTTCACCTCGCGCCGCCGCGACTGGGTCCGGATCGAGACGCTGAAGCGCTTCGACGAGGCGATGGGGCCGGCAGTCGAGGCGCGCATCGCCGCGCTCAGGCCCGGCTACTACACCCGCATCGGCACGGCGATCCGCCATGCCGCGGCCGGGCTCAAGGCCCGCCCGGATCGCCGCAAGCTGCTGCTTGTCCTGACCGACGGCAAGCCCAACGACATCGACCATTACGAAGGCCGCTTCGCCATGGAGGACACACGCATGGCGGTGATCGAGGCGCGCCGCGGCGGCATCTGCGTTTTCGCTGTGACGGTCGACCGTGAGTCCCGCGCCTACATCCCGCATCTCTTCGGCCGCAACGGCCACGCCGTGGTCTCGAAGCTCGACCGCCTGCCGGCGGCACTGCCAGCGATCTACCGCGCGCTGGCCGCCTAA
- a CDS encoding DUF2249 domain-containing protein, translated as MTTLPLEPLDVRAIPPVVRHATIFGILERLAPGEAFSIVNDHDPAPLRRQIEARYPGAYSWAYIVPGPDVWQVEIGRNEAGAQEAQEHAADCGGHDEGHSCTCGH; from the coding sequence ATGACCACCCTGCCCCTCGAACCGCTGGACGTGCGCGCGATTCCGCCCGTCGTCCGCCACGCTACGATCTTCGGCATCCTGGAGCGTCTGGCGCCGGGCGAAGCCTTCAGCATCGTCAACGACCATGATCCCGCGCCGCTGCGGCGGCAGATCGAGGCTCGCTATCCCGGCGCTTACTCCTGGGCCTATATCGTGCCGGGTCCGGATGTCTGGCAGGTCGAGATCGGCCGCAACGAAGCCGGCGCCCAAGAGGCCCAAGAGCATGCCGCCGATTGCGGCGGCCATGACGAAGGCCATTCCTGCACCTGCGGCCACTGA
- a CDS encoding DUF2249 domain-containing protein, with the protein MSTTQTPLARELDVRPMLRAGEEPFQAIMDAVSALVPGQALRLIAPFRPVPLFSVMANRGFAASEQALGNGDWEVTFSPVQPPDESEGLAIGSAPSALFWGEPAAELDLIDLEPPEPMVRILETLEGLQPGDVLFALLAREPVFLFPELAKRQHEWAGNFDASGTAYRLLVRHGGGSAH; encoded by the coding sequence ATGTCGACCACCCAAACGCCGCTAGCCCGCGAGCTTGACGTCAGACCGATGCTGCGGGCCGGCGAGGAGCCGTTCCAGGCGATCATGGACGCCGTCAGCGCACTGGTCCCCGGCCAGGCCCTTCGCCTCATCGCGCCGTTCAGGCCGGTGCCGCTGTTCTCCGTCATGGCCAATCGCGGCTTCGCAGCAAGCGAGCAAGCGCTCGGCAACGGCGATTGGGAAGTGACCTTCTCCCCCGTCCAGCCCCCGGACGAGAGTGAAGGCCTCGCCATCGGCAGCGCTCCTTCGGCTCTTTTCTGGGGCGAACCGGCTGCGGAGCTGGACCTCATCGACCTCGAGCCACCCGAGCCGATGGTGCGCATCCTCGAGACGCTCGAGGGCCTGCAGCCGGGCGATGTTCTGTTTGCGCTCCTGGCCCGCGAGCCGGTCTTCCTCTTCCCGGAGCTGGCGAAACGCCAGCACGAATGGGCCGGCAATTTCGACGCATCCGGCACGGCCTATCGCCTGCTTGTGCGTCACGGCGGCGGGAGTGCTCACTAA
- a CDS encoding iron-sulfur cluster assembly protein encodes MSVNLERLVEIALRDVLDPEMGRSVVDLGLIYAIRATPDGAIAITMTTTTRGCPLAGFLKEAVAMAAGAVEGVTDVVVTLTYEPAWEPAMVAAE; translated from the coding sequence ATGAGCGTCAACCTGGAACGCCTCGTCGAGATCGCGCTGCGTGACGTGCTCGATCCCGAAATGGGCCGCAGCGTCGTCGATCTCGGCCTGATCTACGCGATCAGAGCGACGCCGGACGGAGCGATCGCCATCACCATGACCACGACGACCCGCGGCTGTCCGCTGGCCGGCTTCCTGAAGGAAGCTGTCGCCATGGCGGCTGGAGCGGTGGAAGGCGTCACGGATGTCGTGGTGACGCTCACTTACGAGCCGGCCTGGGAACCTGCAATGGTCGCCGCCGAATGA
- the nirK gene encoding copper-containing nitrite reductase has translation MGEELKLTRRSILAGAAATGALVQAASTPAQAQAVMSKASAADVAKLPRVKAKLVDPPFVQAHEQIATGGPKVVEFEMTIREKKIVLDDAGTETFAFTFNGTVPGPLMVVHEGDYVELTLINAETNELMHNIDFHSSTGALGGGALTEVNPGEKVVLRWKATRPGVFVYHCAPPGMVPWHVTAGMNGAIMVLPRDGLKDHQGKPLKYDKVYYVGEQDFYVPRDENGKFKRYASVGEAHEDVQKAMRTLTPTHIVFNGRVGGLTGKNAMTAKVGETVLIVHSQANRDTRPHLIGGHGDYVWATGKFRNPPERDLETWFIPGGCAGAALYTFLQPGIYAYVNHNLIEAFELGAAGHFKVEGEWNDDLMKQLLAPAGI, from the coding sequence ATGGGCGAAGAGCTCAAACTGACCCGCCGCAGCATTCTGGCGGGAGCAGCAGCCACCGGGGCACTCGTCCAGGCTGCTTCTACGCCGGCTCAGGCGCAGGCCGTGATGAGCAAGGCCTCGGCCGCGGATGTGGCGAAGCTGCCGCGCGTCAAGGCGAAGCTGGTCGATCCGCCTTTCGTGCAGGCGCATGAGCAGATCGCGACCGGCGGCCCGAAGGTCGTCGAGTTCGAGATGACGATCCGCGAGAAGAAGATCGTCCTCGACGACGCCGGCACCGAGACCTTCGCCTTTACTTTCAACGGCACGGTCCCCGGCCCACTGATGGTCGTGCACGAGGGCGACTATGTCGAACTCACGCTGATCAACGCCGAAACGAATGAGCTGATGCACAACATCGACTTCCATTCGTCGACAGGCGCGCTCGGCGGCGGTGCGCTGACCGAAGTCAACCCCGGCGAGAAGGTCGTGCTGCGCTGGAAGGCCACCCGGCCGGGCGTGTTCGTCTACCACTGCGCCCCTCCCGGCATGGTGCCCTGGCACGTCACCGCCGGCATGAACGGCGCGATCATGGTGCTGCCGCGCGACGGGCTGAAGGACCATCAGGGCAAGCCGCTGAAATACGACAAGGTCTATTACGTCGGCGAGCAGGACTTCTATGTCCCGCGCGACGAGAACGGCAAATTCAAGCGCTATGCCAGCGTCGGCGAGGCCCATGAGGACGTGCAGAAGGCGATGCGGACGCTGACTCCGACCCATATCGTCTTCAATGGCAGGGTCGGCGGATTGACCGGCAAGAACGCCATGACCGCCAAGGTCGGCGAGACCGTGCTGATCGTCCATTCGCAGGCCAACCGCGACACCCGCCCGCACCTGATCGGCGGCCACGGCGACTATGTCTGGGCCACCGGCAAGTTCCGCAACCCGCCGGAGCGTGATCTGGAAACCTGGTTCATCCCCGGCGGCTGCGCCGGAGCTGCGCTCTACACCTTCCTGCAGCCGGGCATCTACGCCTACGTCAACCACAACCTGATCGAGGCCTTCGAGCTCGGCGCCGCCGGACACTTCAAGGTCGAGGGCGAGTGGAACGACGATCTGATGAAGCAGCTCCTGGCCCCCGCCGGCATCTGA
- a CDS encoding cytochrome c oxidase subunit 3 family protein, producing MNVAIRSGLGVAQPETGNGIELLLWILIWSELIVFGALLGAFLLLGMIDPPALAALRGELDLTLAGIATVVLVSSGFFAARAASGHHPRRNLVAAALGGFTFCALKIAAFARELPVLAATEGRLPELYMLVVGFHFAHVAFVAGLLLLVAWRPTPRHVAAVATVWHLVDLVWLLILPVIYLG from the coding sequence ATGAACGTCGCCATACGCAGCGGCTTGGGCGTCGCCCAGCCGGAAACCGGGAATGGCATCGAGCTCCTGCTCTGGATCCTGATCTGGAGCGAGCTCATCGTCTTCGGCGCGCTGCTCGGCGCCTTCCTGCTGTTGGGAATGATCGATCCGCCGGCACTGGCCGCCTTGCGCGGCGAACTCGACCTCACCCTCGCCGGGATTGCCACGGTCGTGCTTGTCTCCAGCGGGTTCTTCGCAGCTCGTGCTGCCTCTGGACATCATCCACGCCGCAATCTCGTTGCCGCGGCTTTAGGAGGCTTCACCTTCTGCGCGCTCAAGATCGCAGCGTTCGCGCGTGAGCTTCCGGTGCTCGCCGCGACGGAAGGACGCCTTCCCGAGCTCTATATGCTCGTTGTCGGCTTCCACTTCGCCCATGTCGCGTTCGTCGCCGGGTTGCTGCTGCTCGTCGCCTGGCGGCCGACGCCGCGCCATGTCGCCGCCGTCGCGACGGTCTGGCACCTGGTCGACCTCGTCTGGCTCCTGATCCTTCCCGTCATCTATCTCGGCTGA
- a CDS encoding cytochrome C oxidase subunit IV family protein encodes MRSPRTLPLPAVLAGLFVATGLSLLAASVLPAGLRGPAIAALSLTKAMLVVLGFMRLQRESPALAGALIGYAALVCLLAGARIALTGVS; translated from the coding sequence ATGCGTTCCCCCCGCACCCTCCCCCTTCCGGCCGTCCTCGCCGGCCTGTTCGTCGCGACGGGCTTGAGCCTGCTCGCAGCGTCCGTTCTGCCGGCGGGGCTTCGTGGCCCTGCGATCGCTGCCCTGAGTCTGACGAAGGCGATGCTCGTGGTGCTGGGGTTCATGCGCCTGCAACGCGAGAGCCCGGCACTGGCCGGCGCACTCATCGGCTATGCCGCCCTCGTCTGCTTGCTGGCAGGCGCCAGGATTGCGCTGACCGGGGTATCGTGA
- a CDS encoding Crp/Fnr family transcriptional regulator, translated as MAMDRSVLRSIPLFAAMSDAQLDRMTAQASARRIPQGEAVFEQGDPAKAFYLLLHGRLKVTQVTRDGQQIIVRVVHPGDLFGFTRALSRPDYPGTATAAVDSLVAAWPSESWDSFVEDNPHLAMNAIRTIGQRLDEAHTRIREMSTEEVERRVAHAVLRLVEQAGKRDETGVRVDFPISRRDIAEMTGTTLHTVSRILSAWETQGLVEGGRQKLVVCDAPALKRLAENAK; from the coding sequence GTGGCAATGGATCGCAGCGTGCTGCGCAGCATCCCGCTCTTCGCGGCCATGAGCGACGCGCAGCTCGACCGCATGACCGCGCAGGCCAGTGCGCGGCGAATCCCCCAGGGCGAAGCGGTTTTCGAGCAGGGCGACCCGGCAAAGGCATTCTATCTGCTGCTGCATGGCCGGCTGAAGGTGACGCAGGTGACGCGTGACGGTCAGCAGATCATCGTGCGAGTCGTCCATCCCGGCGACCTGTTCGGCTTTACGCGCGCACTCAGCCGCCCCGACTACCCGGGAACCGCGACAGCGGCCGTCGACAGCCTCGTCGCAGCATGGCCGAGCGAATCCTGGGACAGCTTCGTCGAGGACAATCCGCATCTGGCGATGAACGCCATTCGGACCATCGGCCAGCGCCTCGACGAAGCCCATACCCGCATCCGTGAGATGTCGACGGAGGAAGTCGAGCGCCGGGTCGCTCACGCCGTGCTGAGGCTGGTCGAGCAGGCCGGAAAACGCGACGAAACCGGCGTGCGCGTCGATTTCCCGATTTCCCGGCGCGACATCGCCGAAATGACCGGCACCACCCTGCATACGGTATCGCGCATCCTCAGCGCCTGGGAGACGCAGGGCTTGGTCGAAGGCGGCCGGCAGAAGCTCGTGGTTTGCGATGCTCCCGCCCTGAAGCGCCTCGCGGAAAACGCGAAATAA